The following are from one region of the Papaver somniferum cultivar HN1 unplaced genomic scaffold, ASM357369v1 unplaced-scaffold_132, whole genome shotgun sequence genome:
- the LOC113332909 gene encoding uncharacterized protein LOC113332909, with translation MTSKERYLGSPLILGNSKQEAFKSIEDNFNNRLSTWSSTSLSQSGRSTMIKHVLNSLPVYQMRSFKLPDHLMKKLTTIQRKFFWGHSSNRGFNLVSYSKLWKSKDHVGLAFRDMEKLNLALLTKLSWRVCTKEDQLCTQILGSKYFKYGNILHRRIEAINFSYMCNGITKGLKIIQNNYFMEVNNGRKTNIWKDKWVPRLNHPPIPLNDMHRFYESVDELINSDTNSWNVDLLNTLFDAITSSQI, from the coding sequence ATGACCTCAAAAGAGAGGTATTTGGGATCTCCACTTATTCTtgggaattctaaacaagaagCTTTCAAGTCTATTGAAGATAATTTCAATAACAGGTTGTCTACTTGGTCTTCTACTTCTCTCTCTCAATCAGGTAGATCTACAATGATCAAGCATGTTCTTAATTCTCTACCTGTTTATCAAATGAGATCTTTCAAGTTACCTGATCATCTCATGAAGAAATTAACAACCATTCAAAGAAAGTTTTTTTGGGGTCACTCTTCCAATAGAGGTTTTAATCTTGTCTCTTATTCCAAACTTTGGAAGTCAAAGGATCATGTGGGCCTTGCTTTCAGAGACATGGAAAAACTTAACCTGGCTTTACTCACTAAACTGTCTTGGAGGGTTTGCACTAAAGAGGATCAACTTTGTACTCAAATTTTAGGGAGTAAATACTTCAAATATGGTAATATTCTTCATCGCAGAATTGAAGCTATAAATTTCTCTTACATGTGTAATGGCATCACCAAAGGCCTTAAAATCATTCAAAATAACTACTTCATGGAAGTTAACAATGGTAGGAAAACTAATATATGGAAGGACAAGTGGGTTCCAAGGTTGAATCATCCTCCCATCCCTTTGAATGATATGCACAGGTTCTATGAAAGTGTGGATGAGTTAATCAACTCAGATACAAATTCTTGGAATGTGGACCTCTTAAATACTTTATTTGATGCTATTACTTCTAGTCAAATTTAG
- the LOC113332910 gene encoding uncharacterized protein LOC113332910: protein MENSQLRVLTTISQEVQMKLWLMELLFKPKYGRHYGDVMLHRIKLFAWKCIHECHPTRYKLAAHNHDMETQCGVCSREEETIEHLIFDCSHARSVWRIINIDIDAVKANCGSVSEWVLRWFNGSNPGISERLLFTCMIGAWIIWKDRCEKIFQEVNLNPISTVNRIQYHLNAHLHENLICGPYNINETKSNWLPPAQGIAKFNVDTSFDYDTNQNGTGVVLRDHAGNCDRIRGSFKHGVLNPEQGECLAVRDALL from the coding sequence ATGGAAAATTCTCAGTTAAGAGTGCTTACAACCATCTCACAagaagttcaaatgaaactatGGTTAATGGAGTTGTTGTTCAAACCCAAGTATGGAAGGCATTATGGGGATGTAATGTTACACAGAATCAAGCTTTTTGCATGGAAGTGCATACATGAGTGTCATCCAACCAGATACAAACTTGCAGCACATAACCATGACATGGAAACACAATGTGGAGTTTGTAGTAGGGAAGAAGAGACAATAGAACACCTTATCTTTGATTGCAGTCATGCCAGATCAGTGTGGAGAATCATAAATATAGACATAGATGCAGTTAAAGCTAACTGTGGTAGCGTCTCTGAATGGGTACTAAGATGGTTCAATGGAAGTAATCCTGGCATTAGTGAACGGTTGTTATTCACCTGTATGATTGGAGCTTGGATCATATGGAAAGACCGATgtgaaaagatattccaggaaGTTAATCTAAACCCTATTTCTACAGTCAATAGAATACAATATCATTTAAATGCTCATTTACATGAAAATTTAATTTGTGGTCCGTACAACATTAATGAAACCAAGTCTAATTGGTTACCTCCTGCACAAGGCATTGCTAAATTCAATGTTGACACTTCTTTCGATTATGATACTAATCAAAATGGTACTGGTGTTGTTTTACGTGATCATGCAGGTAACTGTGACAGGATCAGAGGGAGTTTCAAACATGGAGTCCTGAATCCAGAGCAAGGAGAGTGTCTAGCTGTTCGAGATGCTCTTTTATGA